DNA from Thermomicrobium roseum DSM 5159:
CAGCAAATCCCAAGCGCGAGCAGCAGCCGGAACAGAAGCAGCGAGTGGACCGCGTTCCGGAATGCCATCGCGGAAGCGTTCCGGGGTCGCGTCGAGCGGTGCCGGCCCTGTACCGTTCACCGCCCAGACGGTCGAAGTCCCTGCCTCGTAGACAAGGGCGAAGAGATCACCGCCGATACCGGACATCTGCGGTTCGACCACGTTCAACGCCGCGGCGACAGCGACAGCGGCGTCGGCGGCACTGCCGCCGCGCTCCAGCACGCGGGCACCTGCCCAAGAGGCAAGGGAATGACCACTGGAGACTGCCCAACAACGGCCCATCAGAAGCGGTCGACCAGCACGCTCGGCGAAGGTGGCGATCGCTCGTGCTGTCATGCGCTGCCCTCCACGGGAGACTCGAGACACTGCTCGGTCCCTTTCGCTCGCTCCAGGGCTGCACGGTAGGCCTCGGGAGTGTTGGTATTGGCGAACGACAACAGTTCTGGGTCGATGGTGCGGAGGTGGCTCTCTGGAACCGGGACGACACGAACCTCAGCGAAAAAGCTCACGATCTTGAGGTTTCCGGCAGCGAGCTGTCGCTCGATCGCGCGCAGGCAGCGCTTCGAATAGACGGCGTGGAGTGTTTCATACGTCAACATGCCGCCTTGACCAGTCCGTTCTGCCCTGGTCGGCACGAGCACGTCATAGTCGCGCGGGACAGCGAGCAGGGCCGCCAGGAGATCTGGTGAGACGAAGGGAAGGTCGCAGGAGAGCACGAGGCAATACTCGTGGCGAGCAGCGAGCAGTGCCGAATAGATCCCACCGAGCGGTCCGCTTCCCGGGAGACGATCGGGTACGATCGGGACGCCGAACTGAGCATACGCTGGGCGATCGCTCGCGACGACGAAGAGGTCGTCGGTCAGGTGTCGAACGCGGCGCAAGACGCGAGCGAGAAGCGGCTCGCCACAAAAGTCCAGCAGTGCTTTGTCTTGCCCCATGCGTCGGCTCTGGCCACCGGCGAGCACAGCGATACTGGCTTCCATCGATACCCCCGTCGGAGTGTAACGTGATCTTCGCTCGAAGACGAGGTCCCGTCCTCTCGCTGCCTCGGCGGCTTCGCGGCAGCGAAGGGGTGCTCCCGGCGGAATCGCAGGCGGAATCGGATGTGAGCTGGAGGAGTGCTCGTGGGTGGCCCGGTTTCGACGCCAGTTCGGCACGGCTTCGTACGCGGCGAACGGGTGACATTCCCGACGCGCTCATGTCAGATCTGTTGTATCGGGAAGTGATGCGCTATAATCTGGCTAGAAACCCCTGAGCAGGAAGGCGAGGACCCCGAAATGCACGGTGGTCCGCCAACCGAAGAGCGGTCGAGGGCACTGGGAAACTGGCCTGGTGCCCTGCGTGTTCATGGTCGGTCAGGCGCGACGGGACGGACCGGAAGGGGGATGGATCATGAATTCGAGCCTCATCGGGAAGATCGAGAAGGCACGCCGCTATGCTGCGGAACCGGAACGAGTCCAGGTGCAATCCCTGCACGTCCGGTTCCGCGGTGAGCACGATGTGTACGACGTCCATTTTGCGGACGGGAGCTGGAGTTGCACGTGCCATTCCTTCGAGGCGCTCGGCCTGGGCACGTGCAGCCACATCATGGCCCTCGAACGCTTGCTGGGGCCGATCGCTCCACAAGCGGTGGGGCAGGCCGAGCGGGTGAGCTAACATCGAGGCGATCAGGCTCGGCGGGGATCGTTGCGCTCGAACCGAACACCGGTCGAAGACGCCGTCCGGGTGCGGGTGTGCTCGGCAGAGAACCAGCGCTGAGTGGGCCGGAGCATGGTCTGTTCTCTCGTGACGGCGCGACCGAGATCCTCGGATCGCCTGGTCGATCGCAGCGTGACGCGCTTGCCCCAAC
Protein-coding regions in this window:
- the mobA gene encoding molybdenum cofactor guanylyltransferase, whose translation is MEASIAVLAGGQSRRMGQDKALLDFCGEPLLARVLRRVRHLTDDLFVVASDRPAYAQFGVPIVPDRLPGSGPLGGIYSALLAARHEYCLVLSCDLPFVSPDLLAALLAVPRDYDVLVPTRAERTGQGGMLTYETLHAVYSKRCLRAIERQLAAGNLKIVSFFAEVRVVPVPESHLRTIDPELLSFANTNTPEAYRAALERAKGTEQCLESPVEGSA
- a CDS encoding SWIM zinc finger family protein, which translates into the protein MNSSLIGKIEKARRYAAEPERVQVQSLHVRFRGEHDVYDVHFADGSWSCTCHSFEALGLGTCSHIMALERLLGPIAPQAVGQAERVS